The nucleotide window TTATTGCGGAAATCCCCATGGTGGACAAGGTGGACATAAGCAAAATCAAGAGCGGTCAGGTCGTTGAGGTCGATGCGGACGAGGGGGAAGTTGTCATAGAGGAATAGTTTTTAAGCTCCTTTCCCTATTTTCTTTAGTGGTGGAGAAAATGGCAAAGGGTATTTACGAGTGCGTGAGCTGTGGTTATAGGGAGGTCAGGGAGTCTAATGCAGCCATCATTGAGAATTCTTGCCCCAAATGTGGTTCCGACATGGTTCTTGTTGGCTTTGAGATTGAGCCCGTTGAGGAGGCTGAGGAGTCGCTTATAGAGCCGCTTGTGGAAAAACTCAGCGAGTTTTATTCTCTGGGTGAGATGCAGGTTAAAGGAGACGTCATAGCTTTTGAGGTTCTGGAAATAAAGGAAACAAATTTTGAAAGGGTTCTTAAGGAGCTTGAGAAGCTTGGTTACTGGGCGGCGTTGAAAAAGAGGGAAGGAAAGGTAGTTCTCTTTGTCTTTCCGGCACAGCCTGCGAAAGAGGAAAACCCCTTCATAGGGATCGGGCTATTCATTGCAACCCTTTTGAGCACGCTCTTTGCTGGATACTGGCTTTCGACCTCGTATATAGCCTTCCTTGAGCAGTATAACCTCCCGGGAATAAGGAACGTATACCTCAATGCTATAGCCTTTTCAGTAAGCGTCCTTGCCATCCTTGGCACCCACGAGATGGGGCATAAAATAGCCGCTACCCTTCACGGCGTGAAGTCCACTTTTCCCTACTTTATCCCATTTCCGAACATTCTGGGAACCCTTGGGGCTGTTATAAGGGTTAAGTCCCCCATACCCACGAGAAATGCTGCCATCGACCTTGGCGCGAGCGGGCCGATAGCGGGTTTTGTCGTTGCAATCCCAGTCCTCCTCATAGGATTAAAACTCTCCCCCATGTTGCCGATTTCTGCCGTAGCTGAAGAGGGGGGAATAGCATTTGGTCAGAGCCTTATAATGCTCATTCTCGAAAAATATCTCTTTAGAATCCCCGAAGATTACGTTATCTACCTCCACCCGGTGGCGATAGCGGGGTGGGTCGGAATCCTCGTGACCTTCCTGAACCTAATCCCAGCTGCCCAGCTTGACGGCGGGCATATAGCGAGGGCTTTCCTTGGAGAAAAGCTCCACTCGATTTTGACCTTTGGCCTGGGGTTGGCTATGATTGGCATGAGCGTCTTCTGGGCTGGATGGCTTCTCTGGGGCTTTGTCATACTCCTGATGGGGAGGATAGGAAACCCCGGTGCGCTGGACGAAGTAAGCCCCATTTCACCGAAGAGAATAGCTCTGGCTCTGATTGTGTTGCTCATATTCATTCTCTCGGCGACTCCAGTTCCGATAAGCGTTGTCGGGTGAGCTTTTGGTTTTTAAATTTAAGCGATTTTTCTGTTCTTCTCAGCTAGCTTCATAAATTCTTCGGGTGTATGGACTTTTTCATACCACTCAAAGTCTTTTTTATTGTAGGTTACTAATGGAGCGTTGAGCTTTAGCGCCAGTGAACATATCATATAATCCCTCGCGTTCTTTCTAAAGTCCCACCGTCCCCAGACTGCTTTCACAGTTTTCAGAGCACACTCTTTGTCAAACTCCGAAACTTCAATTCCTATGCTGTTCAACAATGCCTCGATTGCACTTTTGCCTTCCTCAATGCTCCCTCGCTTTTTTGATAGGTGATAGAGATACTCTGTGTAGCTTACTGAACTTATTACAGGAGAATAAGGGGAGCTCCTTAACCAGAGCAGAAACTTCCAGTTATGAAAAACGTTTGTATCAAGGACGACCTTCATTCTTGTTCCTCCTTGAACATTTTGCTCATTCCTTCTTTCATTTCTTTTACCGTTTCTTCGATGTCTTTTGAAAGTTCAGCCATCTCTTTAACGAAATCCTCCAGACGCTTTATTACATATCCCTCCTTGGTCCTAATGAACACAATTTC belongs to Thermococcus bergensis and includes:
- a CDS encoding site-2 protease family protein, which codes for MAKGIYECVSCGYREVRESNAAIIENSCPKCGSDMVLVGFEIEPVEEAEESLIEPLVEKLSEFYSLGEMQVKGDVIAFEVLEIKETNFERVLKELEKLGYWAALKKREGKVVLFVFPAQPAKEENPFIGIGLFIATLLSTLFAGYWLSTSYIAFLEQYNLPGIRNVYLNAIAFSVSVLAILGTHEMGHKIAATLHGVKSTFPYFIPFPNILGTLGAVIRVKSPIPTRNAAIDLGASGPIAGFVVAIPVLLIGLKLSPMLPISAVAEEGGIAFGQSLIMLILEKYLFRIPEDYVIYLHPVAIAGWVGILVTFLNLIPAAQLDGGHIARAFLGEKLHSILTFGLGLAMIGMSVFWAGWLLWGFVILLMGRIGNPGALDEVSPISPKRIALALIVLLIFILSATPVPISVVG
- a CDS encoding type II toxin-antitoxin system VapC family toxin, which produces MKVVLDTNVFHNWKFLLWLRSSPYSPVISSVSYTEYLYHLSKKRGSIEEGKSAIEALLNSIGIEVSEFDKECALKTVKAVWGRWDFRKNARDYMICSLALKLNAPLVTYNKKDFEWYEKVHTPEEFMKLAEKNRKIA
- a CDS encoding AbrB/MazE/SpoVT family DNA-binding domain-containing protein translates to MVSVTRKYQVTIPKEVREALGIKAGDEIVFIRTKEGYVIKRLEDFVKEMAELSKDIEETVKEMKEGMSKMFKEEQE